The proteins below are encoded in one region of Amycolatopsis magusensis:
- a CDS encoding glycoside hydrolase family 9 protein: MPHRRFSLLFAATALITTAFATPASAVPTEAASFDYGEALQKSIFFYDAQRSGALGSGNRVNWRGDSALADGQDVGLDLTGGFYDAGDHVKFGLPFTASMTMLAWGAVEEPEAYARSGQAPHLKSNLKWGTDWLLKAHPQPNVLYGQVGSGNPDHAWWGPAEVMPMARPSYKIDASCPGSDLAGESAAALAASSMVFAADDPAYAKTLVQHAKQLYQFADTHRGKYSDCITDAANFYRSWSGYQDELVWAAAWLYRATGDSAYLAKAEAEYDRLATEPQSSERSYKWTIAWDDKSYGAYVLLAELTGGERYFTDANRWLDYWTTGHNGQRVRYSPGGQAHLDTWGSLRYAANTAFAALVHSENVTDPARRARYHDFGVRQIDYTLGDNPRQSSYLIGFGANPPRNPHHRTAHGSWTDNLQQPAQNRHVLHGALVGGPGQPNDSYVDNRGDYVANEVALDYNAAYTGALAKLYDEFGGSPSANFPVAEKPDGPELYVQGAATQQSSTFTEVKLYVVNTSAWPARALTGGKVRYYFTLDGATTPAQLAVTTHYNQCGAASAPIQHAGDVYYVEIPCPAAIAPAGQSAHRKEIQVRVTSTGAWDPANDWSYAGLPSGSGAQPVNTANIVLTDPAGTAVWGAAPGGR, encoded by the coding sequence GTGCCCCACCGCCGCTTTTCCCTGCTGTTCGCGGCCACCGCCTTGATCACCACCGCGTTCGCCACCCCCGCCTCCGCCGTTCCCACGGAAGCCGCCTCCTTCGACTACGGCGAAGCGCTGCAGAAATCGATCTTCTTCTACGACGCGCAGCGTTCCGGCGCGCTCGGCTCCGGCAATCGGGTGAACTGGCGCGGGGATTCCGCGTTGGCGGACGGCCAAGATGTCGGCCTCGACCTGACCGGCGGCTTCTACGACGCGGGCGACCACGTGAAGTTCGGCCTCCCGTTCACCGCCAGCATGACGATGCTGGCCTGGGGCGCGGTCGAGGAGCCCGAGGCGTACGCGCGCTCCGGGCAGGCACCGCACCTGAAGTCGAACCTCAAGTGGGGCACCGACTGGCTGCTCAAGGCCCACCCGCAGCCGAACGTCCTTTATGGACAGGTCGGCAGCGGCAACCCCGACCACGCCTGGTGGGGACCGGCCGAGGTGATGCCGATGGCGCGCCCGTCGTACAAGATCGACGCGAGCTGCCCCGGTTCGGACCTCGCCGGTGAGTCCGCCGCGGCGCTGGCCGCCTCCTCGATGGTCTTCGCCGCCGACGACCCCGCCTACGCGAAAACCCTCGTGCAGCACGCGAAACAGCTCTACCAGTTCGCCGACACCCATCGCGGCAAGTACAGCGACTGCATCACCGACGCGGCGAACTTCTACCGGTCGTGGAGTGGTTATCAGGACGAGCTGGTCTGGGCCGCGGCGTGGCTGTACCGCGCGACCGGCGACTCCGCCTACCTCGCCAAGGCCGAGGCCGAGTACGACCGCCTCGCCACCGAACCGCAGAGCAGCGAACGGTCCTACAAGTGGACGATCGCCTGGGACGACAAGTCCTACGGCGCCTACGTGCTGCTCGCCGAACTGACCGGTGGCGAGCGCTACTTCACCGATGCCAACCGGTGGCTCGACTACTGGACCACCGGCCACAACGGCCAGCGCGTGCGCTACTCCCCCGGCGGCCAGGCCCACCTCGACACCTGGGGATCGCTGCGGTACGCCGCCAACACCGCGTTCGCCGCGCTGGTGCACAGCGAGAACGTGACCGACCCGGCGCGCCGGGCGCGCTACCACGACTTCGGCGTCCGGCAGATCGACTACACCCTCGGCGACAACCCGCGGCAATCGAGCTACCTGATCGGCTTCGGCGCCAACCCGCCGCGCAACCCGCACCACCGGACCGCGCACGGCAGCTGGACCGACAACCTCCAGCAGCCCGCGCAGAACCGGCACGTGCTGCACGGTGCACTGGTCGGCGGTCCCGGGCAGCCCAACGACTCCTATGTGGACAATCGAGGCGACTACGTGGCCAACGAGGTCGCGCTCGACTACAACGCCGCCTACACCGGCGCGCTGGCCAAGCTGTACGACGAGTTCGGCGGCAGCCCGTCGGCGAACTTCCCGGTGGCGGAGAAGCCCGACGGCCCCGAACTGTACGTGCAGGGCGCGGCCACCCAGCAGAGCTCGACCTTCACCGAGGTCAAGCTGTACGTGGTCAACACCTCGGCCTGGCCGGCCAGGGCGCTGACCGGGGGCAAGGTCCGCTACTACTTCACCCTGGACGGCGCCACCACGCCCGCGCAGCTTGCGGTGACCACCCACTACAACCAGTGCGGCGCGGCCTCCGCGCCGATCCAGCACGCGGGCGACGTGTACTACGTCGAAATCCCGTGCCCCGCGGCCATCGCCCCGGCCGGGCAGAGCGCGCACCGCAAGGAGATCCAGGTACGGGTCACCAGCACGGGCGCCTGGGACCCGGCCAACGACTGGTCCTACGCCGGGCTGCCGTCCGGCAGCGGGGCACAACCGGTGAACACGGCGAACATCGTGCTCACCGACCCGGCAGGCACCGCCGTGTGGGGCGCGGCCCCCGGCGGGCGCTGA
- a CDS encoding lytic polysaccharide monooxygenase auxiliary activity family 9 protein: MTKKRAGTALAAVTALVAGLLTMVLGASPASAHGALMKAGSRTFLCWQDGLSPQGNIVPQNPACSAAVNQSGANSLYNWFSVLRSDGAGRTRGFIPDGKLCSGGNPSFSGYDGVGDWPLTHLTSGANFNFSYNAWAAHPGWFYLYVTKDGWNPNAPLRWDDLEEQPFATADHPQVTGSVGSVGASYNWSAALPSGKTGRHVIYSVWKRSDSTETFYGCSDVTFDGGNGEVTGVKEGSGGNPTDPPPGPANCMAQYAVTGTWNGGHQAEVTVMNHGTTALSGWRTSWTLPAGQSINSVWNGSHTQSGDQITVRNVEWNAPVAANGTTKFGLSVNSAGSSPAVPSLTCQSP, translated from the coding sequence GTGACAAAGAAAAGGGCGGGTACCGCACTCGCCGCCGTCACCGCTCTGGTGGCCGGATTGCTCACGATGGTGCTCGGCGCGAGTCCCGCGTCGGCGCACGGCGCGTTGATGAAAGCGGGCAGCCGCACCTTCCTCTGCTGGCAGGACGGGCTCTCCCCGCAGGGCAACATCGTGCCGCAGAATCCCGCCTGCTCGGCGGCGGTGAACCAGAGCGGGGCGAATTCGCTCTACAACTGGTTCTCCGTGCTCCGGTCGGACGGGGCCGGCCGCACCCGCGGCTTCATCCCGGACGGGAAGCTGTGCTCGGGCGGCAACCCCAGTTTCTCCGGGTACGACGGGGTCGGCGACTGGCCGCTCACGCACCTGACCTCCGGGGCGAATTTCAACTTCTCCTACAACGCCTGGGCCGCGCACCCGGGCTGGTTCTACCTCTACGTCACCAAGGACGGCTGGAACCCGAACGCCCCGCTGCGCTGGGACGACCTCGAGGAACAGCCCTTCGCCACCGCGGACCACCCGCAGGTCACCGGTTCGGTGGGCAGTGTCGGGGCGTCCTACAACTGGTCCGCCGCGCTGCCGTCGGGCAAGACCGGACGCCACGTCATCTACTCGGTGTGGAAGCGCTCGGACAGCACGGAGACCTTCTACGGCTGCTCCGACGTCACCTTCGACGGCGGGAACGGGGAGGTCACCGGGGTCAAGGAGGGTTCGGGCGGCAACCCGACCGACCCGCCGCCGGGCCCGGCGAACTGCATGGCGCAGTACGCCGTGACCGGCACCTGGAACGGTGGCCACCAGGCCGAGGTCACCGTGATGAACCACGGCACCACGGCGCTGTCCGGGTGGCGGACCTCCTGGACGCTGCCGGCCGGGCAGAGCATCAACAGCGTGTGGAACGGCAGCCACACCCAGTCCGGTGACCAGATCACGGTGCGCAACGTGGAGTGGAACGCGCCGGTGGCCGCCAACGGCACCACGAAGTTCGGCCTGTCGGTGAACTCCGCCGGCAGCAGTCCGGCGGTGCCGTCGCTGACCTGCCAGAGCCCGTAG